Proteins encoded by one window of Chryseobacterium foetidum:
- a CDS encoding cell division ATP-binding protein FtsE — MPHSNITGEDIINLQHAKIAQKNFTVLSDVNLNIKKGRFCYLIGKTGSGKSSLLKTLYGHIPLVGGHGAVVGFDLAKLRASEIPNLRRKLGIVFQDFQLLSDRTVEKNLKFVLEATGWSDKAKMDERINEVLNSVNMKSKKHKMPHELSGGEQQRVAIARALLNHPDLILADEPTGNLDPETSNEIMTLLKKVAEDNHAAVVMATHDYHMIQNFPGEAIRCEDGKVSVLDTAELFE, encoded by the coding sequence ATGCCACATAGCAACATAACGGGAGAAGACATCATCAATCTGCAGCACGCAAAGATTGCGCAGAAGAACTTTACGGTTTTATCTGATGTAAATTTAAATATTAAAAAAGGAAGATTCTGCTACCTTATCGGAAAAACAGGTTCGGGAAAAAGCTCTTTGCTGAAGACGCTTTATGGGCACATCCCTTTGGTAGGCGGCCATGGTGCCGTTGTAGGATTTGATCTTGCAAAACTCAGAGCTTCAGAAATTCCCAATCTGAGAAGAAAACTGGGAATTGTATTTCAGGATTTCCAGCTGCTGTCTGACAGAACAGTTGAAAAAAACCTGAAATTCGTACTCGAAGCTACCGGCTGGAGTGATAAAGCAAAAATGGACGAACGCATCAACGAAGTATTGAACAGCGTAAATATGAAGAGTAAAAAGCACAAAATGCCTCACGAGCTTTCCGGTGGAGAACAACAGCGTGTTGCGATTGCCAGAGCTCTTTTGAATCACCCTGACCTGATTTTAGCAGATGAGCCAACAGGAAATTTAGATCCTGAAACATCGAACGAAATCATGACGCTCCTGAAAAAGGTAGCTGAAGACAATCACGCTGCTGTTGTAATGGCAACACATGACTATCACATGATTCAGAACTTCCCTGGAGAAGCAATCAGATGTGAAGACGGAAAAGTTTCTGTGCTGGATACCGCAGAATTATTCGAATAA